The genome window ACGCCTCAACTGCCGGAAAGTCCACCTGACCGTCCGACAACTCCGCCACGGCCTCCTCGGGCTCCAGGTCCCCCTCTTCCACCAGAGCCCTCAGGTCGATCAGCAGGGGGTTGCCCGCAAAGGCCGAATAGCAGGAATAGGGGGAATTGCCATAGGCCGCGGGTCCCAGCGGCAGGACCTGCCAGAGACCCTGCCCCGCCTCTTCGAGAAAATCGATGAAATGGCGACACTCTTTCCCCAGCGAGCCGATACCACCGGGGCCCGGCAGGGAGGTCGGATGGAGCAGGATGCCGCTGCAACGCTTCTGTTTCATGAAGTCCTCGCTTTCGGTAAAATCCGTTTACAAATCCGGGGAGAAGACGGTATACAGAAAACAAACGGCCAGCGTCATGCCGGCCGGAAACTGTATCATGGAAGGAGCCGGCCAATCATGGAAACAATCAAGACCGCCCTCTTTGAAACCCTCGTCGACAGCGCAGTCAAAAACGATGACGGCACCTACGCCTTCTCGCTTGAAGGCAAAAGCTACATCATCAGCGATCCTCTTGAGATATCCAAGATAGCCCAGGACCACGGCTACATCATAATCTACTGACCCCTCACGACACGGAGGCCAGGACCTCGTCGATGCGTTTGCCGTCCAGGGTTTCCTCTTCCATGAGGGCATCCACCAGCGCATCGAGCTTGCCGCGGTTGTTGGCAATGACGTCATCGGCCTTCTGCTCGGCCTCCTTGATGATTGCGGCGATTTCCTGATCAATGAGCCATGCCATCTGTTCGGAAAAGGTCTTTTCCTCGGCCAGCTTGCGCCCGAGGAACGGATGCTCCTCCCCGCGGCTGAAGGTCATGGCGCCGATCTTGTCGCTCATGCCCCACTGGCAGACCATCTTCACCGCCAGGTCGTTCACCATCTTGAGATCGTTCTGGGCACCGGTGGAGAGATCGCCGAACACGGCCCGCTCGGCCTGCCTGCCGCCGAGTGCCACGGACAGGCGGTTCATGAGATAGGATTTCGGATAGTGGTAGCGGTCGTCCTCGGGCAGTTGCTGGGTTACCCCAAGGGCTTGCCCCCGCGGGATGATGGTCACCTTGTGGACCGGGTCGGTACCAGGCAGGAGCTTGGCCACGATCGTATGGCCGGCCTCGTGATAGGCGGTAATCCGCTTCTCCTGCTCCGTGATGAACATCTTCCGCTCCCCGCCCATGAGGACCTTGTCCTTGGCCCGTTCCATATGATCCATGGTAACGGTCGCTGCGTTCTCCCGGGCCGCCAGGATGGCCGCCTCGTTGACGAGGTTTTCCAGGTCGGCGCCGGCCATGCCGGGTGTTCCCCGGGCAATGATGGCTAGATCCACATCCTTGTCGAGGGGAACCTTGCGGGTGTGAACATGGAGGATTTTCTCCCGGTCACGCCAGTCGGGACGGTCGATGACCACGTGACGGTCGAACCGGCCTGGACGAAGGAGCGCCGGGTCCAGAACATCGGGCCGGTTGGTGGCTGCCATGACGATCACCTCGTCAAGGGAGTCGAACCCGTCCATTTCGGAGAGGAGCTGATTAAGGGTCTGCTCCCGCTCGTCGTGGCCCCCGCCGAGTCCGGCACCGCGGCTGCGCCCCACCGCATCCAGCTCGTCGATGAAGATGATGCTCGGAGCCGACTTCTTGGCCGTGGCAAAGAGATCGCGCACCCGTCCGGCGCCGACGCCGACAAACATCTCGATGAACTGGGACGCCGAGATGCTCAGGAAGGTAACGTCCGCCTCCCCCGCCACGGCCCGGGCCAGGAGGGTCTTTCCCGTGCCCGGAGGCCCCACCAGGAGCACTCCTTTGGGCACCTTGCCGCCGATTCGCTGGAACTTTTTCGGATCCTGCAAATAGTCGACGATCTCCTTCAGCTCCATCTTCGGGTTCTCCATGCCGGCCACATCATCGAAGGTTACCTTCACCTTGGCACTGGGGGTGTACATCTTGGCACCCGACTTGGAGAAATTTCCCATGACCGAGGAGGGTCCCTGCCCCCGAATCCCCCGCATGGCCAGCCACCAGACGCCGATGATCAGTATCCACGGCAGCACATAGAAAAGCCCGCTGACAATCGGCGACGTTTCCGTTGTCACTGCGGTCACCTCGACATTTTTTGCCTGAAGGTCCGCCATGAGAGAGGGATCGTCGATACCAGGCTTGACAGTGGAAAACCTGGCCGTCTCCCGAGCCACGGTCTTTTCACCCGCAGGCTGGTCCACAGTCACCTTGCTGCGGAACTCACCGGTAATGGTGGTGCCCTTGATGGTGATGCGCTTGATGTTGCCAGCCGCCAGCTCGGCCCGGAACCGGCTGTAGGACACGACCGCGCCGCCATCGACGGACTGGCGGGCAACATAGGTGTAAATCAGGTTGAATACCACCAGCAGGCCAAGCATCCAGAGTATCGGTTTCCAGACCGACTGCCCCATTCATCCACCTCCTGATCATACGCTGTCCGGCTCCCGTGTGGCGAGAGCGCGCCAACGTCTGTTAATTCCTATCACACACGGCCTGCAATGCAAGATCAGCCGACGTCACCGAGCAGATGAAACCGGCCCATGCCGAAGGGAGCCCCTTTCCCCGCGCCGAGATACTCTCCCACCAACAGATAGGGAATGAACTCCTCCACATCGTTCACGGCAAAAACCGCATCGCCGACAAGTCCTCCATAGCGCCCGCGCCGGTCCGCCTCCCGCCAGTCGGTCCACCGCACGGCCTGACCGATGGGCTTCACGTTGGCGCTCAGTTGCGCAAGCCACCTGAAATCGTCATCGATCTCCCGGTCGCAATAGGCTGATGCAAGGGCCGATACCCGCCTCATGAGCGCACGGGCAAACACGGAAAACGAAAAGCTCTGCAGCGGTGCACCATCCTGGATGATCTTCAGGGGAGTAACGAAGGAAAGCGACAGGGCTTCTCCCAGGATGCGGTTGTCCATAAGCCCGGTCCCTGAGAGGATTGTGGGCCCCGCGCCTGCAGTTGCGCCCTC of Geobacter anodireducens contains these proteins:
- a CDS encoding cell division protein FtsH, which translates into the protein MGQSVWKPILWMLGLLVVFNLIYTYVARQSVDGGAVVSYSRFRAELAAGNIKRITIKGTTITGEFRSKVTVDQPAGEKTVARETARFSTVKPGIDDPSLMADLQAKNVEVTAVTTETSPIVSGLFYVLPWILIIGVWWLAMRGIRGQGPSSVMGNFSKSGAKMYTPSAKVKVTFDDVAGMENPKMELKEIVDYLQDPKKFQRIGGKVPKGVLLVGPPGTGKTLLARAVAGEADVTFLSISASQFIEMFVGVGAGRVRDLFATAKKSAPSIIFIDELDAVGRSRGAGLGGGHDEREQTLNQLLSEMDGFDSLDEVIVMAATNRPDVLDPALLRPGRFDRHVVIDRPDWRDREKILHVHTRKVPLDKDVDLAIIARGTPGMAGADLENLVNEAAILAARENAATVTMDHMERAKDKVLMGGERKMFITEQEKRITAYHEAGHTIVAKLLPGTDPVHKVTIIPRGQALGVTQQLPEDDRYHYPKSYLMNRLSVALGGRQAERAVFGDLSTGAQNDLKMVNDLAVKMVCQWGMSDKIGAMTFSRGEEHPFLGRKLAEEKTFSEQMAWLIDQEIAAIIKEAEQKADDVIANNRGKLDALVDALMEEETLDGKRIDEVLASVS